Proteins encoded together in one Oncorhynchus masou masou isolate Uvic2021 chromosome 3, UVic_Omas_1.1, whole genome shotgun sequence window:
- the LOC135515225 gene encoding ras-related protein Rab-2A-like, with product MAYAYLFKYIIIGDTGVGKSCLLLQFTDKRFQPVHDLTIGVEFGARMITIDGKQIKLQIWDTAGQESFRSITRSYYRGAAGALLVYDITRRDTFNHLTTWLEDARQHSNSNMVIMLIGNKSDLESRREVKKEEGEAFAREHGLIFMETSAKTASNVEEAFINTAKEIYEKIQEGVFDINNEANGIKIGPQHATTNSTLSGSQGGQQAGGGCC from the exons GTGTTGGGAAATCATGCCTATTATTACAGTTCACGGACAAGCGGTTTCAGCCGGTGCATGACCTCACTATCG GTGTGGAGTTTGGGGCGCGGATGATCACTATAGACGGTAAACAGATCAAGCTGCAGATCTGGGACACG GCCGGCCAAGAATCCTTCCGCTCAATCACTCGGTCCTACTACAGAGGGGCAGCCGGCGCCCTGCTAGTGTACGACATCACAAG AAGGGACACCTTCAACCACTTAACAACCTGGTTAGAGGATGCTCGCCAACATTCCAACTCCAACATGGTCATCATGCTCATTGGGAACAAGAG TGACCTGGAGTCCAGGAGAGAGGtgaagaaggaggagggagaggcctTCGCCAGAGAGCACGGCCTCATCTTCATGGAGACCTCCGCCAAGACTGCATCCAACGTAGAAGAG GCATTCATCAACACAGCGAAGGAGATATACGAGAAGATTCAGGAGGGTGTCTTCGACATCAACAATGAG GCTAACGGTATTAAGATCGGGCCCCAGCACGCTACCACCAACTCCACTCTCTCCGGTAGCCAGGGGGGTCAACAGGCCGGCGGGGGATGCTGCTGA